In Aythya fuligula isolate bAytFul2 chromosome 14, bAytFul2.pri, whole genome shotgun sequence, the following proteins share a genomic window:
- the LOC116495034 gene encoding SLC35A4 upstream open reading frame protein codes for MADDKDPLPKLKDLAFLKGQLESLQRRVEDEVHAGVGQNGSLLASPFLKGFLAGYLVAKLRFSAVLGFVVGTCTGVYAAQNYAVPNVEKTVRDYLSSLRKGGD; via the exons ATGGCGGACGATAAG GACCCGCTGCCCAAGCTGAAGGACCTCGCCTTCCTGAAGGGGCAGCTGGAGAGCCTGCAGCGGCGGGTGGAGGACGAGGTGCACGCCGGTGTGGGGCAG AATGGCTCCCTGCTGGCTTCTCCTTTCCTCAAGGGCTTCCTGGCCGGCTACCTCGTAGCGAAACTCCGCTTCTCGGCGGTCCTGGGTTTTGTGGTGGGGACCTGCACGGGCGTCTACGCAGCGCAGAACTACGCCGTGCCCAACGTGGAGAAGACGGTCCGGGACTACCTGAGCTCCCTGAGGAAAGGTGGGGACTAG